Within the Anas acuta chromosome 23, bAnaAcu1.1, whole genome shotgun sequence genome, the region TGCTCGGGAAGGAGAAATGTCCTGTGCAGGACAGGGACAGATCCTGCCTCTGCTGGTGGGGCCATGGGGCTGTGTCTGAGCCCTCTGCAGCCTGGGTCCCCTGGAGAAATTCCCTGGAGCCGGCTCCTTATGGGCACGCACGGTGCCTGCAGCACCACGGGGAGTTTTGCAACGCCGGCCCGGCTCGCTCCCAACGCCACCTCCAGCCTCCAGCGGAGCCGGCTGAGGGCGTGCAGGGCTGGTCCTTCCTGATGCTGGCCTCCTGTGTCACCCCGGGCTGGGGATGGCCCCGATAATGGGATGCTAACGGTTCCTGCTGGAACGGTCCCAAGCCGAGGGGCAGCGGGGGTGCGGGGCAGAGCCAGGTGGAAGGGGTGATGAGGaggtgctgctgtttgcagtgaGCATTGTCCAGTGGGGATTTGGTTTGTGTTTCAGTCCAAGAGTATCCTCACTACAAAATGGACCTCTCCAAGAGCACCCACTTACCCCCAAAACTGCCTAAAAGCACGAGCTGCACGGGTTTCATTTGAAGCAAGAGCcgaggcagctcctgcaggggctgtaAGCACCCAACTGCCTTGGGAAccccctgctgccagagctccCTGTGCTCCCCTGCCCATTGTCTGGCAGAACATGAATCCAGCTGTGACCCCCTCGGCTGGGCGAGCACAAACACCAGCCCAGGAGCCGTGGGGACCTCGATGAGTTCTGTGCTCCTGAGCAAGCGCAGGGGGGATGCTCCTGCCCCAAATCAGCTCCAGGACGGGTCCCTGGGTCCCTCTGAGCCCGGTAACCCCATGGCTGCAGGGGATTTAACTACGGCTGGGTGCGGGTGTTGGTCCTGTGCAGGGGCTGAGCTCCTCGTCCCACTGTGTCACCGCTGGAGGGTTTCGAGGTGCCACAGGCCGGGCCACGCACGGCTGCTCCGTCAAGGGAGGCTTTTCCCTCCCGGGGAGGGGCTGCGTGCCAGCCTGGGGCTTggtggctggggctgtgcttgaggaaaaacaagaaagctcTGCGGAAAGCAGCTCTCTGCACGTCCCCTGCCCTGCGAGGCGAGCGGGGGCACCCTACGTGGAGCTGCCCGGGAACCAGCCCTCTGTGAGGCCAGGCGCTCCGGGGTGCGCggtgcctgccctgcctgccccctgcTCAGACAGGGCCAGGGGAAACGTCCTGGGGACGCCTCTACCCCCatggcagggtgctgctgctgcaggtaaagccctgccctgcccggatggcagcagctctgggccGGGGCTGCCTTTTTACCCCTGCGAGGTGGGCCCCAGCATGgggcccccccagcagctgggctgcgggCGGCGGTGGCACCGGCTGCCTGTACCCAGGGGAAGGAATTGGGGGCTCGGAGAGGGGCCGAGGAGGGGGAGCGGGCTGCCAGGCACTCACCATGTCCATCCAGCTCCTGGGGGGTCTTCTGTGCACAGAAACCCAGCAGAAACCCTGGGCACGGGGAGGCCGCGGGTGCCCCAGTGCCCagggagccggggccgggggtgCTCCCAGCGCCCCGTGCCGGCGCGGTGCTGACACTGGGGCAGAACCGCCCGAGCACTCCTTAAAACCCACAAGGGGAGTTGTGAAACAGGAATTATGATTTGTATTGTAATATAACACCGGTCTATCAGCAGCACCATCACCTCTGCTAATCTCTGGAGGATCGACCGCTGCGCAGTGACTCACCCACGGGGCCACTGTCACAGAATAAGTTACTGAGTGAGCCGACCGACAGAGCAGGATTTTTTCGTGCCCCTCTCCCGATGATGAGAGGAACCACAGCCTCCCCGCTCTTTGTCCAGCTCTTCCGCATTGTGCTGGgctgttttaaatacagattgTTGTAggtggaggaggaaaggaggcgAGGCGATGCGTGAGGTTACCGGGCCGCCGCGTGCCCCTGCCTCTAAGGTCACTCGGTctgcctgtgcctgcagcaccagcGACGTGGGGAGCAAAGCgagaggtgctggggaggtgACCCATGGGTGCGGGCAGGCTCTGGccccatgggtgctgctgctgctgccccgggCTGGCTGCAGGACCCCGGTGAGCTGGATGTTGCAGAGGTTGCTGGTGGCCTCTCCAAAGAGAGGGCTGGGGtcagggaggctgcagctcgCTCTCTGGCCCCACTCCTGGCCTGGTGCAGGCTCCTGCTGGAAGCGGTGGGTGTGCAGGGCTTGCCGAGCAGCTGCTTGCCTTCTCCTTTTGTAACCGAGCTTTCCCAACAGCcggagagctgctgccagctgcgAGCACTGTGCCAGCAGGAGGGCTGCGGAGCATCAcgtccctgcagctcctggccccggGACGTGTCCCCTCCCCGTGCCAGGTCCCCGGTGCAGCCCGGaccctgcctgccctggggaCTGTTCGCCTGAGCAGGGATCCTGGCATCCTCCTGCAGGTAAGGGGTGCTGCTCCCGTGCTCTCTGAGGGGGATCTGGCCCCCTTTGGGTGTGTGGGGTGGTGGGGGCAGGGGGTGTGtggtgctggggtgggagctGAGGGCTTGTGGGCTGGTTTTGGGGCTGTGCACGGTGGTGGGAATCGGGGCAGAGCTCACGTCTGTGCCACGGCAGGCCCTGGCTGGGCTGGTGGAGGCAGAGAGTGGCTGGGGGGTTTTAGGGGGCAGCAGGGTGGAGTGAACTCTCCGGCGCACCCCGGGCCACTGCCCATTTTCAGGGACCAAACTGTCACTTAGAAGCCCAAGCAGCCCAAGCGGTGGGTGCTGCCAggacagcagggatggggcagaggCTCAGCCCcaggtgcagagctgcagccccatAGGGACCCTCTCGCAGCATGGGGCAGACCCCAAGAGCATCCCGGTGCCCAGCgctgtccccctgccccagagcagccgtggggcaggaggtggcagcgCAGGGAGCGGCTCTTCCTCTTCTGAGGTTAGGCGAAGGCTTTGAGGAAGGAGCTGAGGTTTGCAGATGTTATGTCACAGCCCCGAGCGCCTGCAGGGCTTTGCTTCCTGGAGCACggctgcttcccagccccagccatgcTCACCTGGCCTCTTCCCTGCGAGCCTCGGGGTGACACAGGACACGTCTGGGGTCAGGcaggggccgggcagggctggcccAAGGCTCTGCGGGGCTCCTTGGGTGCCTCTGAGGCCTTGGGTCTGCAGCACCTCgtccccaatgcctccccatCCTGCCCAGGAATCACCCCACAGTCCTGGTGCCGATGGGGACGCTGCTGGGGGGGGATCTTTGTCCCTCGGGCTCCCCGCGGTGACAGCAGGGACCCGATCCTGTCCTCAGCAGGAGCACAGAGCCGCCTGCGTGGGCACGcatcgcccccagccccgcagggAGGTGAGGCCGGGTGGGGGCACAGCCAAAAAGCCTCATCCCTGGTGCGAGGGCgctgcctgccagggctgctctgcTTTCTCCCCTGGGAACCAGTCGAGCCGGCGGGCGAGGAGCGGTGAGGTGGCAGTGTCACCgggccaggaggggacaggcaggacgcgccaggctctgctgcagcagctcccagcacaggcagcctccagcagctctgtcgGGCAGCGGGGGATGGACCCCGGGGCAGGTAAGCAGACGGCACTTTTCTCCCCATGCTGAGCGGAGGTGGAGATGTTTTACAGCACGAGCAGGGGCTTGGGGAccttcccctgccctctgctctccctgggGTCGGGGTGTTGAGGTCTGGCTGTTCCCCTGGCTGTGCCACGGTGCGGTGCTGCCGCTGCTGGGTGCACGGAGGTCAGGGCAGGGAGCACCTCCCGGGCAGAGGGCAGAGGCCGGGCACGGAGCCGGGCACGGAGCACGCCCTCgtcctcccagcagcagcaggcgtGGGGAGAGGGCAGTTTCGGCAGCCGGCTGATTCAGGGAGCCGATTGCACCACGCTCATCCTGCCCCGCAGCTCCCGCTGAGTCACTCCAGGAGCAGACTCCCTGCCCTCAGAGCCCTGCTGGGGTCCCGGGGCTCCTGGCTCGCCCCCggcccagcaggaggaggacaTCCAGGGGCTGCCCCGTGTCCTGCAGCCTGCCGGGAcgctgcagcaggaggacaggGCAGGCTGGTCCTGCTCGACTGCTGCGCGCCCCGAGGGCTGGCGGCACGATGCGCTGCTGCTCCCCGCGGCTGCCGCATCCCATCAGGTGGAGCTGGGACATCGCTCGCTGTGTAAACACCGTGACCACAGGGGAAATGTTCTCACCCCACCGGCATCTGCCTAAATTTAGCTGCTCTTAGCTCATCCCTTTCCGCTGGCTCACTCCTGACGCTGCAAGGCGCAGCGCCCTGTCCCCATGCAGGGCacctgccccgagccccccctcGATGAGCAGCACCGTGGGGCTGTCCCCATGCCAGGGAGGTGGCCAAATCCTGCTGTCCCCCCCTGGGCACGGCAGCCAGAGCAGCCTCCAGAGCTGTGCCTGCACTCGGTAATGGTGGCACTGGGCAGCGAGCACCTTCTGTACCGCGACCTTCCAATATCTGAGGGGACCCACAGGAAAAATGGGGAGGGTCTCTTAATTGGGGAGTGGGGTAATAGGGACAGGGGGATGGTTTTATGCTGCAAGGGGGTAGATCTAGGTATTAGGAAGGGATTCTTTACTGTATTTAGATATTAGGAAGGGATTCTTTACTCTGCGGGTGGGGAggcgctggcacaggctgcccggaggagctgtgggtgccccatccctggaattgttctggaggggtttggggacagcctgggctgctgggaggggtccctgcccatggcagggggtggaacACGATGCTCTGAGGTTTCTCCTAACCCAAACCCCCCCTCCCGACCCCCAGAGGTGTGGGGATGCCGGGGTGCCCGTGGGACCACACTCATCTGGAGCCCTCTGGGACAGCGAGGAAGGCTCCGTGAGGGCACTTGGGCAGGGATTTGGGGGAGCAGGGGCCGGGACACCCCCCCTCGAGGAGCTGGGGTGGGCAGCATCCCCCCGCGGATGTTCGCGGCCCCCTGCCCGCGGGGACAGCCGCGTCCTCTGGGGGGAGCTGCGCGGCCGAGAACCGGCACGGTGCtgggggggagcagccctgcgCCCCCCGGCAGCGCCTCCTTTGTGCCCAAAACCAGGGGAGAGGTGCggggccgagcccccccggACAAGGGCTTCACGCCAGAGCAGCGAGGGTGGGAGCGGGGTGGGGATGCGCCACGGTGCCGGCCCCATAACGCAGGGTTTTGGGGCCAAAATGCGCTCGGGGGCTCAGCGAGGTCCTGGCGGGGCCGGAACAGGAGCAGACGTGCTGCTGGGGAGCGTGGGCTCCTGCTTACGGCCTCTCCATCCTGTCTGGTCACCCACACTCCCCCCTGGGCTCCCTTCCCAGCTCGGGGCAGCAGAGGATGCGGTGGTAGGAGCAGGTCACCGCACGGGGCTCTGGGGGAAGCCAGCTGCTCCGTGTCTCCGTGTCCAAAGCTTGAGAGCCTCGGGGAGCCCCTGAGCCTCGGGGATGGATGGCACAGCCCCACGGCTGCCCCGTTTTCCTCAGGTGATGTTCGTAAGGCGTTTGCAGAGCCCCCTCTCCCTCTGgtttgcagggcaggagcccaTCAGTGTGCTCGGGCTCATCCTGGGCctggggctggccctgctgATCCTGGTGCTGTTTGGCTACGCCTTCGTCCGGTGCTACCAGCAGGGCCGGTGCTGGAGCCGTGAGTACAAGGAAAGGGGCTGCAGTGCCTGGGGAGTGGGAGCACATCATGTCGGTCCCCAAAATCCACACGTGGGGTGGCTCTGGGGCAAGGCTGGGGGATGCAGAGGCCAAGGAGGGATTTGGAGatgtcctggtgctgctgcttgtcctgtccctgccctgcaccGCAGCACCAGGTGAAGGCGAGTGCCCAGCCACGTGGCTGAGCACCGCAGGGCCCTCTGAcagcttctgcttctctccACCCCAGGGCCTGACTTCGTCTTCAACCTCTACCACAGCCGGTAAGTGCGGCCACGTGGGGCACAGCCCCGGGGACCCGGGGCTCACGGGGTGCCCCCTGCACGGAGCTGCAATGCTCACCCTAACCCACCGAGTGGGATACGGGCTTGGCAGTGCCTCCCCGGGATGATGATGCCCTGGGGACCCCCCAGCTGCCCGAGGAGGCTCCGGCAGCCCCCTGAtgcctctcccttccctgcagcgGGCTGAGGTCGGTGGCGGTGGAGCTGGCACCACCGTTCAGCATCAGCGGCTTGCTGAGCGAGGCGGGGGGCGGCTACGTGCGCTTCCAAGAGCAGAGGCTCTGAGGCTGGCGAGCAGGTAGGgcacagccccgctccccacgCATGTCCCCAGCCACTTGTGGCCCCCCTGCAGCACCGTGGCCCCAtggctgccctgcagagcccaccCGCAGCATGCATGGGGCCGTGTGGCCAGCGGCGTTTGGGTGCTGGGTGAGAAACGCTGCGCCCCactgcctccttcccctcttGTAGTCCCAGCTGTGGCTTTCCCTGGGACAGTCCCAAGGTTTTTCCTCCAAAAGTCCTCCCTGAGCCTGTGGGGCATCAGGGGGTTTCCCTGGgctctggttttatttctctccttgCAGGCTTTGGCCCGTGCCGCAGCgctctgctgcctgtgcagcgagctccctgtgctgctgcggGGCGATGGGGGGGTTCCCTGGCTGCCCTCTCCCACAGCTTTTGGGATTAGCAGGGTGCCCTCAGGGTGCAGCTGGGTGCTTTGGGCTCTCATTGTGCCATCCCTGGCTGGGACAGCCCTGCAATGCTGTCCCTGTACCCTGTGGGACTTTGAACGGGCTCGTGGCTGGGGGCAAAGGGGTCCGGGGCTGCAGCACGTGTGCTCCCCATGCCAGCGCGGCCCTGGCTACTTCCCCCCTGCTGTCTCATCCCCACTGCCAGCGACCACAGAAAGAGCAACCAAAAGCAGCCGTGGGGGAGTTCCTCTGTTCTCAGTTCTTCAAAAAACTGCCCCCAGATATGCTGGATTTCTACCAAAATTGGAACAGAGCAGTTTCTGTTCTACAGAGCTTCTTcatctgctccctgcagctgcggTCCCCTCCCCGGCCATGGGGAGAGCTGCAAGGTGccagctgctctcctggggctggggcatgGGCTCGGCCTCCCCTCGCTTGAAGTGGAGAAAACAGGGCTCTGCTTCACCCCGAGCACCCAAAGAGAAGCAAATTGTCCTCACAGTCCCCATGGCTCAGACATCCCAGCGCTCAGGCCCAGgcggagcagggctgcagaaggGCGAGGAACTGCAGAGCCCGGTGCCGCAGAAAGGGCTGGCTTTGTGCAATAGGGGAAAACGCACAAGGAAATGAGACTGCTTCGCGTTTCCCTCAGCCAAATATCTGAGCCAATGTGGAAATTTCTGCCATCTGCACTGACCCTGTGAGCGAACACGTCAGAAAGCCCCTGTGGGTTGCCTTGTGGCTTTCTGGTGTGGCTCACATGGGGCGCAGCAGCCTGGCACCGGGGGGCTCGGGCGCAGCAGGACAGGTCCCTGGGGCTGTATGGGACAGCTCTGGGCCGTGCCAGAGCACCCTGCACACCGTGAGCCCACTGTGGGATGGGGATCAGTGCCCATGGCCTGGTGGCATCTTGGTAAGAAGGGGCCAGGACACCTTGCTCTGTCCCACCGTGCGTGTGCTGCGTGCCCATGTCCTCGTAGCCCCCGTTGTGTGGGCACGCATCCAGCCGGGTGCCCAGGGggtgcccagcacagcaccctgTGCCAACATGCTCTGCAACCCTCATGGGAAGcgtttctgaatgtttttttatGAATCATTTTCCTGGAAGGACAAGGAGAGTAGAGAAACTCCGGGGACCGTGTGGCTGCA harbors:
- the SMIM35 gene encoding small integral membrane protein 35; translation: MDPGAGQEPISVLGLILGLGLALLILVLFGYAFVRCYQQGRCWSRPDFVFNLYHSRGLRSVAVELAPPFSISGLLSEAGGGYVRFQEQRL